Proteins found in one Triticum aestivum cultivar Chinese Spring chromosome 4D, IWGSC CS RefSeq v2.1, whole genome shotgun sequence genomic segment:
- the LOC123098093 gene encoding subtilisin-like protease SBT1.6, with amino-acid sequence MAARRRLLLLLLLVLTPALSQTVLGASGGGQGQARKTYIFRVDHRAKPSVFPTHAHWYSSAAFASAAASAGGPLEPLHVYDTVFHGFSASLSASRAEELRRHPAVLAAFEDRVRQLHTTRSPQFMGLRARLGLWSLADYGSDVIVGVLDTGVWPERRSLSDRNLPPVPARWRGGCDAGPAFLASSCNKKLVGARFFSQGHAAHYGVEAAASNGSVEYMSPRDADGHGTHTATTAAGSVSYAASMEGYASGVAKGVAPKARVAAYKVCWKGAGCLDSDILAGFDRAVADGVDVISVSIGGGNGAVSPFYIDPIAIGSYGAVSRGVFVATSAGNEGPAPMSVTNLAPWIATVGAGTIDRNFPAEIVLGDGRRMSGVSLYSGKPLANNTMLSLYYPGRSGGLSASLCMENSIDPSLVAGKIVICDRGSSPRVAKGMVVKEAGGAAMVLANGEANGEGLVGDAHVLPACSVGENEGDALKAYAANTTNPTATIVFRGTVIGVKPAPLVASFSARGPNGLVPEILKPDFIAPGVNILAAWTGATGPTGLEADDRRTEFNILSGTSMACPHASGAAALLRSAHPGWSPAAIRSALMTTAIVTDNRGGAVADEAEPRRAATPFDHGAGHIALGKALDPGLVYDAGDEDYVAFMCSIGYAANAIEVITHKPVACPAATGRKPSGSDLNYPSISVVLYGGNQSKTVIRTATNVGAEASATYKARVEMASGGASVAVKPEKLVFSPSAKKQSFAVTVSAASAPSTAAPVHGHLVWSDGRGHDVRSPIVVTWLQPM; translated from the coding sequence atggccgcccgccgccgcctactCCTGCTACTCCTCCTCGTGCTCACCCCGGCGCTCTCGCAGACTGTGCTCGGCGCCAGCGGCGGCGGACAGGGACAGGCCAGGAAGACGTACATCTTCCGCGTCGACCACCGGGCCAAGCCGTCGGTCTTTCCCACCCACGCGCACTGGTACTCCTCCGCGGCCTTCGCGTCGGCGGCGGCCAGCGCCGGCGGCCCGCTCGAGCCCCTCCACGTCTACGACACCGTCTTCCACGGCTTCTCCGCGTCGCTGTCCGCGTCCCGCGCCGAGGAGCTGCGGCGCCACCCGGCCGTGCTCGCCGCGTTCGAGGACCGGGTCCGCCAGCTGCACACCACCCGCTCGCCCCAGTTCATGGGCCTCCGCGCGCGCCTGGGGCTGTGGTCCCTCGCGGACTACGGCTCCGACGTCATCGTCGGGGTGCTGGACACCGGCGTGTGGCCTGAGCGCCGGAGTCTGTCGGATAGGAACCTCCCGCCCGTCCCCGCCCGGTGGCGCGGCGGCTGCGACGCGGGGCCCGCGTTCCTGGCGTCCTCCTGCAACAAGAAGCTCGTCGGCGCGCGGTTCTTCTCGCAGGGCCACGCCGCTCActacggcgtcgaggcggcggcgtCCAACGGGTCCGTGGAGTACATGTCGCCGCGCGACGCCGACGGGCACGGGACGCACACGGCCACGACGGCCGCCGGGAGCGTTTCCTACGCGGCGAGCATGGAGGGGTACGCTTCCGGGGTCGCCAAGGGCGTCGCGCCCAAGGCAAGGGTGGCCGCGTACAAGGTGTGCTGGAAGGGTGCCGGCTGCCTCGACTCCGACATCCTGGCTGGCTTCGACCGCGCCGTCGCGGACGGCGTGGATGTCATCTCCGTCTCCATAGGCGGCGGCAACGGCGCGGTGTCGCCGTTCTACATTGACCCAATTGCCATCGGCTCGTACGGCGCCGTTTCGCGGGGCGTGTTCGTGGCCACCTCTGCGGGAAACGAAGGGCCCGCTCCCATGTCAGTGACCAACCTCGCGCCGTGGATCGCCACCGTGGGCGCCGGCACCATCGACCGCAACTTCCCCGCCGAGATCGTGCTCGGGGACGGGAGGCGCATGTCTGGAGTGTCTCTCTACTCCGGCAAGCCCCTGGCCAACAACACAATGCTGTCTTTGTACTACCCCGGGAGGTCAGGTGGGCTGTCAGCTTCGCTGTGCATGGAGAACTCCATCGACCCGTCGCTTGTGGCCGGCAAGATTGTCATCTGCGACCGCGGCAGCAGCCCACGCGTGGCCAAGGGGATGGTCGTCAAGGAAGCTGGTGGCGCGGCGATGGTTCTGGCCAACGGGGAGGCCAACGGCGAAGGTCTAGTAGGGGACGCCCACGTCCTCCCTGCTTGCTCGGTGGGCGAGAACGAGGGCGACGCGCTCAAGGCGTACGCTGCCAACACCACCAACCCGACCGCAACAATTGTGTTCCGGGGCACGGTCATCGGCGTCAAGCCGGCTCCCCTGGTGGCCTCCTTCTCGGCGCGCGGGCCGAACGGACTCGTCCCGGAAATCCTCAAGCCCGACTTCATCGCGCCCGGCGTCAACATCCTCGCGGCGTGGACGGGCGCCACCGGTCCAACCGGCCTGGAGGCCGACGACCGGCGGACGGAGTTCAACATCCTGTCGGGGACGTCCATGGCGTGCCCGCACGCGAGTGGCGCCGCCGCGCTGCTCCGGTCCGCGCACCCCGGGTGGTCGCCGGCGGCCATCCGCTCGGCGCTGATGACCACGGCCATCGTGACCGACAACCGCGGCGGCGCCGTGGCGGACGAGGCCGAGCCCAGGCGCGCCGCGACGCCGTTCGACCACGGCGCGGGGCACATCGCGCTGGGCAAGGCCCTGGACCCGGGGCTGGTGTACGACGCCGGGGACGAGGACTACGTGGCGTTCATGTGCAGCATCGGGTACGCGGCCAACGCGATCGAGGTGATCACGCACAAGCCCGTGGCGTGCCCCGCCGCGACGGGCAGGAAGCCGTCGGGGTCCGACCTTAACTACCCGTCCATCTCGGTGGTGCTCTACGGCGGCAACCAGTCGAAGACGGTGATCCGCACGGCGACCAACGTCGGCGCGGAGGCGTCCGCGACGTACAAGGCGCGCGTGGagatggcgagcggcggcgcgtcCGTGGCGGTGAAGCCGGAGAAGCTCGTCTTCTCCCCGTCCGCGAAGAAGCAGAGCTTCGCGGTGACGGTGTCGGCGGCGTCCGCCCCCTCCACCGCGGCGCCCGTGCACGGGCACCTCGTCTGGTCGGACGGCCGCGGGCACGACGTCCGGAGCCCCATCGTGGTGACGTGGCTGCAGCCCATGTGA